A window from Akkermansia muciniphila encodes these proteins:
- a CDS encoding sodium:solute symporter — translation MFTDILVIAVYFLAIFCIGIYAGRKQNSLTDYALGNRSLPWWAILASILAAEISAATFLGAPGEGYHTRNFTYAQLCIGTILGRIIVGKLFLKPYYDYKVVSIYEYLEKRFGLLTRRTASMVFLISRVLASGTRLYFAGILLVIAYQFMTGATADSDQIVLLYIGALVAISVATTIYTAIGGLKAVVWTDVLQAVVLGVSMLSALWVLFSHIPGGWASISASMNGGGDWKFFSWGTKEGLDFLQQCTHILGQEYTVWAAFLGATFITMATHGTDQDMVQRMLAAKTEKGGTRAVIVSGLLDFPIVIVFLFTGILLYVFYQTTPAALPADTPQLHVFPYFIIHELPNGIRGLLIAGLLATAMGSLSTALNSLATTATKDWYQGVFKPEATERELLRCVRWGTAGFSLLLILVGSITAWYVVHHPDVRIIQIALGIFGYTYGSLLGIFLLGMLTRTRGNDKGNIIAMAAGFLVIAFLTELIPLPGGWKQYIPEIAFPWRVTIGTLVTFAVGFVFRSRHLSAR, via the coding sequence ATGTTCACGGATATCCTCGTCATCGCCGTCTACTTTCTCGCTATCTTCTGCATTGGCATCTATGCGGGACGAAAGCAGAACTCCCTGACGGACTATGCCCTGGGAAACCGTTCCCTGCCCTGGTGGGCCATTCTGGCCTCCATCCTGGCGGCGGAAATCAGCGCGGCCACCTTTCTGGGCGCTCCGGGAGAAGGCTACCATACGCGCAACTTCACGTACGCCCAGCTCTGTATCGGCACCATTCTGGGCCGCATCATCGTAGGCAAACTCTTCCTGAAACCCTACTATGATTACAAGGTAGTCTCCATCTATGAATACCTGGAGAAACGGTTCGGGCTCCTGACGCGCCGCACGGCCTCCATGGTCTTCCTGATCAGCCGGGTGCTGGCCAGCGGAACCAGGCTCTACTTTGCGGGCATTCTCCTGGTCATTGCCTACCAATTCATGACGGGCGCCACGGCGGACTCCGACCAGATTGTCCTGCTCTACATCGGGGCGCTGGTCGCCATCTCCGTTGCCACCACCATTTACACGGCCATAGGCGGTTTAAAAGCCGTCGTCTGGACGGACGTTCTCCAGGCGGTCGTGCTCGGCGTCTCCATGCTCTCCGCCCTGTGGGTCCTCTTCTCCCACATCCCCGGCGGGTGGGCCTCCATCTCCGCCTCCATGAACGGCGGTGGCGACTGGAAATTCTTTTCCTGGGGAACAAAGGAAGGTCTGGACTTCCTGCAGCAGTGCACCCACATCCTGGGCCAGGAATACACGGTATGGGCTGCGTTCCTGGGGGCCACCTTCATCACCATGGCTACGCATGGAACGGACCAGGACATGGTGCAGCGCATGCTGGCGGCAAAAACGGAAAAAGGCGGCACGCGGGCCGTCATCGTCTCCGGCTTGCTGGACTTCCCCATCGTCATTGTCTTCCTGTTCACGGGCATTCTCCTCTATGTCTTCTACCAAACCACACCAGCAGCCCTCCCTGCGGACACGCCCCAGCTTCACGTCTTCCCCTACTTCATCATCCATGAACTGCCCAACGGCATCCGCGGGCTGCTGATCGCCGGATTGCTGGCAACCGCCATGGGCTCCCTCTCCACGGCCCTCAACTCCCTGGCGACCACCGCCACCAAGGACTGGTACCAGGGGGTATTCAAACCGGAAGCCACGGAACGGGAACTCCTCCGGTGCGTGCGCTGGGGAACGGCCGGCTTCTCCCTGCTGCTCATTCTGGTGGGATCCATTACGGCGTGGTACGTGGTGCACCATCCGGACGTCCGCATCATTCAAATAGCCCTGGGCATCTTCGGCTACACCTACGGCTCCCTGCTCGGCATCTTCCTGCTGGGAATGCTGACGCGCACCAGGGGAAATGACAAGGGGAACATCATTGCCATGGCAGCTGGCTTCCTGGTCATCGCCTTCCTGACGGAGCTCATTCCCCTTCCCGGCGGCTGGAAACAATATATTCCGGAAATAGCGTTCCCCTGGCGCGTGACGATCGGCACCCTGGTTACCTTTGCCGTCGGTTTCGTCTTCAGAAGCCGCCACCTCTCCGCGCGCTGA
- a CDS encoding CTP synthase produces the protein MKYIFVTGGVVSSLGKGLAAASIGTLLERCGLKVTLQKFDPYLNVDPGTMSPFQHGEVYVLNDGAETDLDLGHYERFVHCSLSRLNNLTSGQVFESVLRKERRGDYLGKTVQYIPHVTDEIKNRLYEVTEKSDVDIIITEIGGTVGDMEGHIFLEALRQFALEVGRDNVCFIHVTLLPYIKAAGEMKTKPTQQSVAKLREIGIQPDVIICRTEYDMSEDERRKIAMFCNVEAKNVIAFRDVKNTIYECPLDLSQDKIDRIVTKRLGLDVPAPNLADWQRYVGRVISPSHSIKIAVVGKYIALQDAYKSIYESFTHAGAENDARVEILRIDAEEIEEKGAEALIGSVDGILVPGGFGDRGIEGKIQTVEYARTKGIPFLGICLGMQVAVIEYARHICGMDDANSTEFDQKSTHPVISLQEEQKGIKAMGATMRLGAYKALIQPGTLAHKLYGKDSVTERHRHRYEFNPAYRGELENAGLVISAVNDEHGLVEVVELPSHPFFIACQYHPEFQSAPNRAHPLFSGLVSAALEHKSHS, from the coding sequence ATGAAATACATCTTCGTCACAGGTGGTGTCGTCTCCTCTCTTGGCAAAGGGCTGGCAGCAGCATCCATCGGTACCCTGCTGGAGCGCTGCGGTCTCAAGGTCACCCTTCAAAAATTTGACCCCTACCTCAATGTGGACCCCGGCACCATGAGCCCGTTCCAGCACGGGGAAGTGTACGTCCTGAATGACGGGGCTGAAACGGACCTGGACCTGGGCCACTACGAACGCTTTGTCCATTGCAGCCTCTCCCGCCTCAACAACCTCACCTCCGGACAGGTCTTTGAAAGCGTGCTACGGAAGGAACGCCGCGGAGACTACCTGGGGAAAACGGTTCAATACATTCCGCACGTCACGGATGAAATCAAAAACCGTCTTTATGAAGTCACGGAAAAATCTGACGTGGACATCATCATCACGGAAATAGGCGGCACGGTGGGGGACATGGAAGGCCACATCTTCCTGGAAGCCCTGCGGCAATTCGCCCTGGAAGTGGGCCGTGACAATGTCTGCTTCATCCACGTCACCCTGCTCCCCTACATCAAGGCCGCCGGGGAAATGAAAACCAAGCCCACCCAGCAATCCGTCGCCAAGCTCCGGGAAATCGGCATCCAGCCGGACGTGATCATTTGCCGGACGGAATACGACATGAGCGAGGACGAACGGCGCAAAATCGCCATGTTCTGCAATGTGGAGGCCAAAAACGTCATCGCCTTCCGCGACGTTAAAAACACCATCTACGAATGCCCCCTGGACCTTAGCCAGGACAAAATAGACCGCATCGTCACCAAGCGCCTGGGCCTGGACGTTCCGGCGCCCAACCTGGCGGACTGGCAGCGTTACGTAGGCCGCGTCATCAGCCCCAGCCACTCCATAAAAATTGCTGTAGTGGGCAAATACATCGCCCTTCAGGACGCCTATAAATCCATCTATGAATCCTTCACCCATGCCGGCGCGGAAAATGACGCGCGCGTGGAAATCCTCCGGATAGACGCGGAAGAAATTGAGGAAAAAGGCGCTGAAGCGCTGATCGGCTCCGTGGACGGCATTCTAGTGCCGGGCGGCTTTGGAGACCGCGGCATTGAAGGGAAAATACAAACGGTGGAATACGCGCGCACCAAGGGCATCCCGTTCCTGGGCATCTGCCTGGGCATGCAGGTAGCCGTCATTGAATACGCGCGCCACATCTGCGGCATGGACGACGCAAACTCCACGGAATTCGATCAAAAATCCACCCACCCCGTCATCAGCCTCCAGGAAGAACAGAAGGGCATCAAGGCCATGGGCGCAACCATGCGCCTAGGCGCCTACAAGGCCCTGATCCAGCCCGGAACGCTGGCGCACAAACTGTACGGCAAGGACAGCGTCACAGAACGCCACCGCCACCGTTATGAATTCAACCCGGCCTACCGTGGTGAATTGGAAAACGCAGGCCTGGTCATCAGCGCCGTCAATGATGAACACGGGCTGGTGGAAGTTGTGGAACTGCCCTCCCACCCCTTCTTCATTGCCTGCCAGTACCACCCGGAATTCCAGTCCGCGCCCAACCGGGCCCACCCGCTCTTCTCCGGCCTGGTTTCCGCCGCGCTGGAACACAAAAGCCACTCCTGA
- a CDS encoding cytidylyltransferase domain-containing protein, which translates to MWEIKNRNFQRLLAHFPRWETHELSISVIRDPSAQDKIDNLTGTRGAERLMRRYTGDRGNGGLPSHPSHPYNPYLAFPPLXRNGDALYFSRSVIPYARHPRVTPPLRHLGIYAYRRDFLENYVRWEPTPLEQTESLEQLRALENGARIRVILTDHVSVGVDTPEQAAQVEQILLNTH; encoded by the coding sequence ATGTGGGAGATAAAAAATAGAAATTTCCAGCGGTTATTAGCCCACTTTCCCAGATGGGAAACCCATGAACTCAGCATCTCTGTTATCCGGGACCCATCTGCACAGGATAAAATTGATAACCTGACGGGTACCCGGGGAGCAGAAAGGCTGATGCGCAGGTATACGGGTGATAGGGGTAATGGGGGCCTCCCCTCTCACCCCTCTCACCCCTATAATCCCTATCTTGCTTTCCCTCCCCTGNCCCGCAACGGAGACGCCCTGTACTTTTCCCGCTCCGTCATCCCCTACGCCCGCCATCCCCGCGTCACCCCCCCCCTGCGCCATCTGGGCATTTACGCCTACCGCCGGGACTTCCTTGAAAACTACGTGCGCTGGGAACCCACACCCCTGGAACAAACGGAATCTCTGGAACAACTGCGCGCGCTGGAAAACGGCGCCCGAATCAGAGTCATCCTGACGGACCACGTCAGCGTGGGCGTGGATACGCCGGAACAGGCAGCCCAGGTGGAACAAATCTTATTAAACACACATTAG
- a CDS encoding PDZ domain-containing protein translates to MMMKYLWAALAASAACGQEITSPLPPEQMIAPEDRAVLDNQAREIFREWDQVAGPVGRSVVALVAGNTQVALGTVVGKGKVLTKLSDLQKERRPVMLVDFSGRVYDAKVLFALPEHDLLMMDVPGLPAPPIDLDSYVQAREGDVIAAVSPTGHVSDFGVVSVAQRSLRADDQPYLGIVSDPRWDGEGVMIGGVEAGSGAHRSGLQAGDLLMKLNGKPVDGMYSIRAAMVGVRPGETVPVEVRRQNQVIEGKLLTGPRPKVMKFPQKRLDMMNSMGNRMSLKRDEFPLVIQSDMTLFPERAGCPVIDVNGKFVGLALSRAGRTETYILPSWICRELVEGVLPQVQQYQAGRGENIPEAQPVDDTYDARRLEENRRKVEDKMSRQGLVPKVY, encoded by the coding sequence ATGATGATGAAATATTTATGGGCGGCTTTGGCGGCATCCGCCGCCTGTGGACAGGAAATAACTTCCCCGCTCCCCCCGGAACAGATGATCGCCCCGGAGGACAGGGCGGTGCTTGATAACCAGGCCAGGGAAATCTTCCGGGAATGGGACCAGGTGGCCGGTCCTGTGGGCCGGTCCGTAGTGGCGCTGGTGGCCGGCAATACGCAGGTAGCGCTGGGAACAGTGGTGGGGAAGGGAAAAGTGCTCACCAAGCTGAGCGACCTCCAGAAGGAGCGGCGCCCGGTCATGCTGGTGGACTTTTCCGGACGGGTTTACGACGCCAAGGTGCTCTTTGCCCTTCCGGAACACGACCTGCTGATGATGGACGTGCCGGGGCTTCCCGCCCCTCCCATTGACCTGGACTCCTATGTTCAGGCGCGGGAAGGGGATGTAATTGCAGCCGTATCCCCTACGGGGCATGTCAGTGACTTCGGCGTTGTCTCCGTGGCGCAGCGCAGCCTGCGGGCGGACGACCAGCCTTATCTGGGCATCGTTTCCGATCCCCGCTGGGATGGGGAAGGAGTGATGATCGGCGGTGTGGAAGCCGGAAGCGGCGCGCACCGGAGCGGCCTGCAGGCCGGTGACCTGCTGATGAAACTGAACGGAAAGCCGGTTGACGGCATGTACTCCATCCGCGCTGCCATGGTCGGGGTGCGTCCCGGTGAAACGGTTCCCGTGGAAGTAAGGCGGCAAAATCAGGTGATTGAAGGAAAGCTTCTCACCGGCCCCAGGCCCAAGGTGATGAAATTCCCCCAGAAACGCCTGGATATGATGAACTCCATGGGCAACCGCATGAGCCTGAAGCGGGATGAATTCCCGCTGGTTATCCAGTCGGACATGACCCTGTTCCCGGAGCGTGCCGGATGCCCGGTCATTGACGTCAACGGAAAATTTGTAGGGCTGGCCCTCAGCCGCGCCGGACGTACGGAAACCTACATTCTCCCCTCCTGGATATGCCGGGAACTGGTGGAAGGGGTGCTTCCGCAGGTTCAGCAGTACCAGGCCGGACGCGGAGAGAACATTCCGGAAGCACAGCCCGTGGATGATACCTATGACGCGCGGCGTCTGGAAGAAAACCGCCGCAAGGTGGAAGACAAGATGAGCCGCCAGGGATTGGTGCCGAAAGTCTATTAG
- a CDS encoding S1C family serine protease, whose amino-acid sequence MADLQKHVHEVASTATAATVALVSDGGETGSGVIVTPQGLILTAAHVVGGDEIMRVVFADGRVVKGRVLGANFTRDAAMVQIMGGGNYPHVELGESDGLRVGDFVVALGHSKGFDPERRAPIRMGRLCTDGKQRFLISECTLIGGDSGGPLFDLSGKLVGIHSSIGPMLKINNHVPVSVFRRDWDSLLAGRHWGQLGLHPMADPESPVLGFAMMDVLGVDGVVVQDVVVNSPADTAGIKPGDVITHMDSRSLRSVRDMLRELGRHRPGETVPVVVVRKGTAYKADLTFGRRGDLMSGLKHEEETQG is encoded by the coding sequence ATGGCGGATCTGCAAAAGCATGTGCACGAGGTAGCCTCTACGGCCACAGCTGCAACGGTGGCCCTGGTGTCCGACGGAGGGGAGACGGGCAGTGGTGTGATCGTCACGCCGCAAGGTCTTATTTTAACGGCTGCCCATGTGGTGGGCGGTGATGAAATCATGCGCGTGGTCTTTGCGGACGGGCGCGTGGTCAAGGGCCGCGTGCTGGGCGCCAACTTTACGCGGGACGCCGCCATGGTGCAAATCATGGGCGGCGGGAACTATCCCCATGTGGAGCTGGGGGAATCCGACGGGCTGCGTGTTGGTGACTTTGTGGTGGCGCTGGGGCATTCCAAGGGCTTTGATCCGGAACGCCGCGCCCCCATCCGCATGGGAAGGCTGTGCACGGACGGGAAGCAGCGCTTCCTTATTTCGGAATGCACGCTGATCGGCGGGGACTCCGGCGGGCCTCTCTTTGACTTGTCCGGCAAACTGGTGGGCATTCATTCCTCTATCGGCCCCATGCTGAAAATCAACAATCATGTTCCCGTTTCCGTGTTCCGGAGGGACTGGGACAGCCTGCTTGCGGGGCGGCACTGGGGCCAGCTTGGCCTTCACCCCATGGCTGACCCGGAATCTCCCGTTCTGGGATTTGCCATGATGGACGTGCTGGGCGTGGACGGCGTGGTGGTGCAGGACGTAGTGGTGAACTCCCCGGCGGATACCGCGGGCATCAAGCCGGGAGACGTCATCACCCACATGGACAGCCGGAGCCTGCGTTCCGTCCGGGACATGCTCCGTGAACTGGGCAGGCACCGCCCCGGAGAAACCGTTCCGGTAGTGGTGGTGAGGAAAGGCACGGCCTACAAGGCGGACCTTACATTCGGCAGGCGCGGAGATTTAATGTCCGGCCTGAAACATGAAGAAGAGACTCAAGGATGA